Proteins from a genomic interval of Equus quagga isolate Etosha38 chromosome 11, UCLA_HA_Equagga_1.0, whole genome shotgun sequence:
- the HEXIM1 gene encoding protein HEXIM1, with translation MAEPLLSEYQHQPQTSNCTGAAAVHEERNPDRPPGAEERVPKEDSRWQSRASPKSDGRPGLEGEGSLEPQPPPLQTQMCPESGCLEAGEKSHNGDDLSAGGAPPPVAGGEPRPGAEPLAQPCPDSEANKLGAPAAGGEEAWGQQQRQLGKKKHRRRPSKKKRHWKPYYKLTWEEKKKFDEKQSLRASRIRAEMFAKGQPVAPYNTTQFLMDDHDQEEPDLKTGLYPKRAAAKSDDTSDEDFMEEAGEEDGGSDGMGGDGSEFLQRDFSETYERYHAESLQNMSKQELIKEYLELEKCLSRMEDENNRLRLESKRLGGDDARVRELELELDRLRAENLQLLTENELHRQQERAPLSKFGD, from the coding sequence ATGGCCGAACCACTTTTGTCGGAATATCAGCACCAGCCTCAAACTAGCAACTGTACAGGTGCTGCTGCTGTCCATGAAGAGCGGAACCCCGATCGCCCCCCAGGCGCGGAGGAGCGGGTGCCCAAGGAGGACAGTAGGTGGCAATCGAGAGCGTCCCCCAAGTCGGATGGCCGTCCGGGGCTAGAGGGGGAAGGGAGCCTGGAGCCCCAGCCGCCTCCCCTGCAGACCCAGATGTGTCCAGAATCTGGCTGCCTGGAAGCGGGCGAGAAGAGTCATAATGGAGACGACTTGTCCGCTGGCGGCGCCCCCCCGCCGGTGGCAGGAGGGGAACCGAGACCCGGGGCCGAGCCGCTCGCCCAGCCATGTCCTGACTCTGAGGCTAACAAGTTGGGGGCTCCTGCCGCAGGGGGCGAGGAGGCGTGGGGACAGCAGCAGAGACAGCTGGGCAAGAAAAAACATAGGAGACGTCCCTCCAAGAAGAAGCGGCATTGGAAACCGTACTACAAGTTGActtgggaggagaagaaaaagttcGACGAGAAACAGAGCCTGCGAGCTTCGAGGATTCGAGCCGAGATGTTCGCCAAGGGCCAGCCGGTCGCGCCCTATAACACCACGCAGTTCCTTATGGATGATCACGACCAGGAGGAGCCGGATCTCAAAACCGGTCTGTACCCCAAGCGAGCCGCCGCCAAATCCGACGACACCAGCGATGAGGACTTTATGGAAGAAGCGGGGGAAGAGGATGGGGGCAGCGACGGGATGGGAGGAGACGGCAGCGAGTTTCTGCAGCGGGACTTCTCGGAGACATACGAGCGATACCACGCGGAGAGCCTGCAGAACATGAGCAAGCAGGAGCTCATCAAGGAGTACCTGGAGCTGGAGAAGTGCCTCTCACGCATGGAGGACGAGAATAACCGGCTGCGGCTGGAAAGCAAGCGGCTAGGCGGCGACGACGCGCGAGTgcgggagctggagctggagctggaccGGCTGCGCGCCGAGAACCTCCAGCTGCTGACGGAGAACGAACTGCACCGGCAGCAGGAGCGAGCGCCGCTGTCCAAGTTTGGAGACTAG
- the HEXIM2 gene encoding LOW QUALITY PROTEIN: protein HEXIM2 (The sequence of the model RefSeq protein was modified relative to this genomic sequence to represent the inferred CDS: deleted 1 base in 1 codon; substituted 1 base at 1 genomic stop codon) has product MLIRLPKLEELQSPAGIALPGVTSXRHLLKDLEFQKKVATPKQTNCNTESPAALEAAKTSGAPGSPTTPPEPHDPGGSLPLTPQMESRLEEEDPPGTGGGLGWKTRGPWTRSPGSCSGEAVLGRKRHRRRPSKRRRHWRPYLELSWAEKRQQDERQGQRASRVREEMFAKGQPVAPYNTTQFLMNDRDPEEPNLDVPHGASHPGSSGDSEAGDSDGGQVHGEFQQRDFSEAYERYHTERLQGLSKQELVQDYLDLERRLSQAEEETRRLQQLQGCISRQPCRQVEELAAEVERLRTENQRLRQENEMWNREGSRHNGEPGT; this is encoded by the exons ATGTTGATCCGCCTGCCCAAGCTAGAAGAACTACAATCCCCAGCAGGCATCGCGCTGCCAG GTGTCACTAGTTAAAGGCATCTGCTGAAAGATTTGGAA TTTCAGAAGAAGGTGGCTACTCCGAAGCAGACTAACTGTAATACAGAGTCACCAGCAGCCCTGGAGGCGGCCAAG ACTTCTGGCGCCCCTGGGAGCCCCACAACCCCCCCTGAGCCTCATGACCCTGGTGGTTCCCTGCCCCTGACACCCCAGATGGAAAGCCGCTTGGAGGAGGAAGATCCTCCTGGGACTGGCGGTGGCCTGGGCTGGAAAACTAGGGGTCCCTGGACCCGGAGCCCAGGGAGCTGCTCGGGAGAGGCCGTGCTGGGCCGGAAGAGGCACCGACGGCGGCCATCCAAGCGCAGGCGGCACTGGCGGCCCTATCTGGAACTGAGCTGGGCTGAGAAGCGACAGCAGGATGAGAGGCAGGGCCAGAGAGCCTCCCGAGTCCGTGAGGAGATGTTCGCCAAAGGCCAGCCCGTGGCCCCCTACAATACCACCCAGTTCCTGATGAATGACCGAGACCCTGAGGAGCCCAACCTGGATGTGCCCCATGGGGCCTCCCACCCAGGCTCCAGCGGGGACAGTGAGGCAGGGGACAGCGACGGGGGCCAAGTTCACGGTGAGTTCCAGCAGAGGGATTTCTCGGAGGCTTACGAGCGCTACCACACCGAGCGCCTCCAGGGCCTCAGCAAGCAGGAGCTGGTGCAAGACTACCTGGATCTGGAGAGGCGGCTGTCACAGGCCGAGGAGGAGACAAGGAGACTGCAGCAGCTGCAAGGGTGCATCAGCCGGCAGCCCTGTCGCCAGGTGGAGGAGCTGGCTGCTGAGGTAGAGAGGCTCCGCACGGAGAACCAGCGGCTTCGGCAGGAGAACGAGATGTGGAACCGAGAGGGCAGCCGCCACAATGGAGAGCCGGGCACCTAG